A genomic region of Micropterus dolomieu isolate WLL.071019.BEF.003 ecotype Adirondacks linkage group LG11, ASM2129224v1, whole genome shotgun sequence contains the following coding sequences:
- the slc39a8 gene encoding metal cation symporter ZIP8, producing MFNLRCFITCVFVFISKSESINVIDRDAEGFLENILRYYGENKSISTENLDNLLLLLSARRTEIITDENPLSNQGCPSVEQILSHFGFSNVTQLTVEHLERICPAVLTQVLLPSCPFTSPKPLPSLDYTVWGYGFLAVTVINLSSLLGLLLVPFTKKSYFPKVLTYFIGLAIGTLFSNAVLQLIPEALGFDPKLDNYVANSVGIFGGFYILFFVEKILKLALGIEHEHGHSHFTPAEPHQENSLHNGNILEKKDSIILTSINTIAADISNPNPEPPHTNVTPSQDAQVSGVMCHWLRGQRIANIKTVAWMITLSDALHNFIDGLAIGASFTVSVLAGFSTSTAIVCEEFPHELGDFVILLNAGMSVPQAIFFNLLSSVSCYVGLVFGILLGSNFAPNAIFAIAGGMFLYIALADMFPEMDGIAREQKRTSTKIIFFLIQNAGLLTGFTIILLITMFAGEINLG from the exons ATGTTTAACTTAAGATGTTTTATTACGtgcgtttttgtttttatttcaaagtCTGAGAGTATAAATGTGATTGACCGGGATGCAGAGGGGTTTCTAGAGAACATTTTACGCTATTATGGTGAAAATAAATCCATATCAACAGAGAATCTGGATAATTTACTGCTGTTACTCTCAGCCAGAAGAACCGAGATAATAACTGATGAAAATCCACTGTCAAACCAAGGG tgtcCCTCTGTAGAGCAGATCTTGTCCCACTTTGGGTTCAGTAATGTCACTCAGCTGACTGTGGAACATCTGGAGAGGATCTGTCCCGCTGTGTTGACCCAGGTGCTGCTGCCCTCCTGCCCCTTCACCTCCCCCAAACCTCTGCCTTCTCTTGACTACACTG TGTGGGGTTATGGGTTTCTGGCTGTCACTGTGATCAACCTGTCGTCTCTGCTTGGTCTCCTACTGGTCCCCTTCACCAAGAAGTCTTATTTCCCCAAAGTGCTAACTTACTTCATTGGCCTGGCCATTGGGACACTCTTCTCCAATGCTGTACTTCAGCTCATACCAGAG GCCCTGGGTTTTGATCCCAAATTGGATAACTATGTGGCAAATTCAGTTGGAATATTTGGAGGGTTTTATATCCTATTCTTCGTGGAGAAGATACTTAAACTGGCTCTCGGGATAGAGCATGAG CATGGCCACAGCCACTTCACTCCTGCAGAGCCGCATCAAGAAAATTCCCTCCACAACGGAAACATACTGGAAAAAAAAGACTCCATCATTTTGACAAGCATCAACACCATTGCAGCAGATATCAGCAACCCAAACCCAGAACCTCCACATACAAATGTGACACCTTCTCAG GATGCCCAGGTATCTGGTGTGATGTGCCACTGGCTCCGTGGGCAACGCATCGCCAACATCAAGACAGTGGCGTGGATGATAACTCTGAGCGACGCACTGCACAACTTCATTGATGGTCTAGCTATCGGTGCCTCATTCACTGTGTCGGTATTGGCGGGGTTCAGCACGTCCACCGCCATTGTATGTGAGGAGTTTCCCCATGAGCTAG GTGACTTCGTTATCCTGCTGAATGCTGGTATGAGCGTCCCTCAAGCCATTTTCTTCAACCTGCTGTCATCAGTGTCATGTTACGTCGGTCTTGTGTTTGGCATCCTGCTCGGTAGCAATTTTGCCCCCAACGCAATCTTTGCCATCGCAGGAGGAATGTTCCTGTACATTGCACTGGCAGACATG TTTCCAGAGATGGACGGCATAGCACGGGAACAGAAGCGGACCTCCACCAAGATCATCTTCTTCCTGATCCAGAACGCAGGGCTGCTCACCGGGTTCACTATTATACTGCTGATCACCATGTTTGCAGGGGAGATCAACCTGGGCtag